A window of Desulfobulbus oralis genomic DNA:
AGCGGGCACTCAAGGGTGTTCTCCTGGTTCTGCTGAAGCCGACGGCTGCACATTCAGGTTATTCTCGCTGGAGATTTCATAACGAGCAAAGGAAAACACACCAAACAGCCGGTAAACATGGATCACAGTCCCCGTTTCAGCAAAACCCAGCTTCTGATGTATACGCAGTGCCCGCGGATTGTTGGCGTTCACCAACGACCTCGTACGCGTAAAGCCGCGTTCACAGTACTGGTTCCACACCTGCTGCAGCAGATAAATAACGTGACGGCTTGGTCGGTATTCTTTAGCTAGCTCGCCGGCAAACTGGTAAATGCAGTTCTCCGGCACGGGTATTCTGCATTTGTACAGCTGCCGGTCGTAGTAATCCCCTCCTTCGTGCACCCAGAACATCAGGTAAGCATCCTGATGTTCGTTCACGCAAACCTGAGGGTGCGAACCCTGCTGCAGAAAAACCCTGATTGAAGGAATGTAATGGCTGAGGTACTTCTCGAACAGCTTCAGATTATCCGGCTCAATGCGGGCCAGATGCAGCGGCTGGCGCACCTCCACCGACACCTGTGCCAGTGGACGTTCCAGCAAGTAGAGCTTCCAATGGGAAAACACGCAGATCTGAAATAACAGGCGGGCCGAATGCTTCAGCCCCTTGGATCGTGCTTTATTGATCAGCTCAGCGATACGCATGACTGCCCTCCCATTCCAGCTTGAAAATTCCCTGGGCCGGAATATTCAGCTCCAGTTGTGTATCAGTACAGACAAAGGGCAGAGTCTGAATACGACCATCGGCGTCCAGCACGCGCGCCGTCAATTTCTGAGGACAGTTCTGACGCATGTCCACGTGTAATTTGTATACACGCCGAGACTTGTTAACACCCAGCAGCTGTTGTTCATCGCCTTCCCGGGTATGCAGAGCATCCAGCTCAAAGGAGTTGTTGTCTATCCTGTTGACCTGCGACAGCCAGCGCTCCGTCAGAAAGGCCTGCGCCCTAGCAACCGGCTTGGCTTGTAATCGGTCGTTTCTCAGGAAAAAAAAACCCTTCTGGTGATCGGCTTCATCCGCAACATGAAACCAGTTCAGCATGCTCAGCAGACCATCGCTGGATGACTGGATAATTACGGAGGCCCACCACAGGGCGGCAAAGTGGGTGTTTTGTTCATAAGGAGAAACGCTGTTGCCGCTGGAAATATTGGTTTGGTCGATCAGCAGCACCTTGAGCGGACGCCCTTTATCGTCATAACCGACCAAGTCCGCAGCAGCACGGATCGTGTCACTATAAAGCCCCGTAGCATACAGATTGCGTACCATCCATTCGTGCCAGGCAATGGCGTCAATGTCTTCGCCATGTTGCTTCAGCAGTCGTGCCGCCCAGTCGATGCCGCGACGCCTGTATGCATCATCCCGCATCGGGCCGTGCAAGAACCTGGAACTAGCTGGAACAGCCACCTTGACGCCAGAGTGTGTAAAGTCTGGCTGCTGTTTCAGATATGACAGCATGGCGGAAAAATACTCGGCAAAACTCTCATAGCTGGGAAAATTCAGATTTGGCTCGTCGGCAAAGGCCAGATAGTGGATACCGCCTGGTGGCAGTTGCAGACTATCCTGCAGCCAGAGGTGCAAACCCTCGAAGCTTTTACGAGTTGCATGCAAGACCGCGCGCCGGTCTTTGCCCGCCATCAGGGTAAGGCTGCTGTGGATACCCATCTGCTTGGCATAAAAAGATCTAAAATCCAGTTCTCTGCCGTCTCCATTGTCGATGTAATCGACAAAACTATAATAACTGGCTGCCTGCAAATTGAGGCCCTTAAGTGGGGCATGACTGGTGTCCGGAGGAAGCAGATAGGGTAACGCAACACCAATGGCCGGCGTATGACCGCGCGGCTCATGCAGCAGGGTAACGTCTGCACGGCCCGGCAAGCTCACGGAGTTCGACAGATGTTCAGGATGGCGGGCAAAACGATTATCCACGCCATCCAGCCAGAAGGCTATTTTTCCACCTTTGTTGACCGTCATTGACCAGAATTCATCACCGGATGAGGTCGGCAAGGCCACAGAGTCAAAGGCGCTGTATGGTTGCTTTGTTTTCAGCTCCAGTATCTGGCGGTAGTGATCGCTCAGTCGGGTCAGGATGATGCGATCGGCGCCGGAGTGGTACTTTCCTGCAAATATTGCCTGCTGCCGGGCTGGAACCCGAAAATACAGTACCTGCCTCTCCGGGAAGCTCGCCGTCTGATGCACGCGCTCCGGTTCAAAGATGCTCGCTGTGTATTTCCCATGACTGATGCTGTAGTTTCTGAAACTGTAACCGGGAATGACCAGCAGGTAGGGGGCCTGCTCCGGATGCAACCGCATGCTGTGCCTGCCGTCGGTCTGAGTTGCCGGTATCTCAAGAATGTCGGCCAGCTCACCCTTGGCGTTAATCAGGAACAGCTTCTCCGGATTGGCCTCGCTCAACCAGGCATACCGCCATTGAATCTGCAGTTCGTCTTCCGTATCTGGCCGCAGTTCGAGCGTGCCACTGCGCAGGTCCGGCCAGTCCGAGGCAGAGCCGTAGGCCGACTGGAGCAACGCCAGTAGTATGACCAGCACAAACGAAGTCTTTTTTCCGGGAAAAAACAGCCTATGCATTTTTGGGATTCCCAATCAACTGACGCATATCGGTCGGCGTCATCAGCAGCAAGCGATAAAATGACATGGCACTGATTTTACAATACTGTAAAAACATCAGCAGGGCAACAGTCAAGTAAGCTGCGGAGGAGGACAGCGCCGCGCCGGTAATGCCCAGTTTCGGTATGAGCACCAGGTTCAGTCCCAAGTTTAGTACCACGCCGATTCCCGCCATCAAGGACAGGCGTCCTGGGTATCCCTTGCCCAGTAAATCCAGGCGTAGAATACTGGCGTAGCAGAGGGCAAACACTCCCGGCAGCAAAGCCATCAGTGCCGGATAAGCAGGTGCATAATCCACTCCAAACAGGGTGACGATCAGCCATTCGCCCATCAACCCCATGCCCAGGCAGGCGACGAGCATCACAGATGCGGTCACCCGCAAGGTCAGAGGGGTCAGTCG
This region includes:
- a CDS encoding GNAT family N-acetyltransferase gives rise to the protein MRIAELINKARSKGLKHSARLLFQICVFSHWKLYLLERPLAQVSVEVRQPLHLARIEPDNLKLFEKYLSHYIPSIRVFLQQGSHPQVCVNEHQDAYLMFWVHEGGDYYDRQLYKCRIPVPENCIYQFAGELAKEYRPSRHVIYLLQQVWNQYCERGFTRTRSLVNANNPRALRIHQKLGFAETGTVIHVYRLFGVFSFARYEISSENNLNVQPSASAEPGEHP